Below is a window of Desulfobulbaceae bacterium DB1 DNA.
TATTTTTCTCAAAGTTTCATGCTTCGTTGTTCCCGTCCACGGGGATGGGGGTTAGTGGCAAGAGCAAGCAGGAATATTCGGTTAGCACAACCCCGTTTTGCTGGTCAATTTTAGGTTAGCACTGAGCGAGCTCGGCCAGTGTCTGTTCCCCCCTGACCGCTTCAATGGCAACTTTTGCCTTGAATGCAGAGGAATGATTTCGTCGTGGTCTCTTTGTCATGTTTTTACTCCTTTCTGTTTTTGGTGAATTTAACAGATTGGAGCAAAATTTTCACTTAACAGCCTGTCCAAATTTTCCAGACCGGCTCTTTTTCATACGGCTGTCGGTTGCGACCGCTGTTTTCCGAAATTTAAGTTTTTTCAACGCAATATTATAGTAGTATTGTTGATTAATAGCAAGTCTGAAAAGAATATGGAGGAATAAAATGAAAAAATCTCTCGGAGCGAGTACACTTGTTTATCCAACTCCGGTTTGGGTGATCGGCAGCTATGATGAAAACGGCAGGGCAAATATGATGACGGCAGCCTGGGGCGGAGTCTGCTGTTCAAAACCTCCGTGCGTGGCCGTGTCTTTGCGGGAAGCCACTTACACCCACGGATGCATCATGGCCTGCAAGGCTTTCACCGTTAATATCGGTGGTGAAAATTATGCCGAGCAGATTGATTATTTCGGTATTTGTTCCGGCCGGAACGTCGACAAAATAAGAGCCGTCGAATTGACCGCGACACGAAGCACCCTGGTTGATGCCCCCTTTCTAGGAGAATTTCCTTTGATTCTCGAATGTCGACTCAAGCAGGTGGTGGAAATCGGCCTGCATACCCAGTTCATAGGTGAGATCGTTGATGTCAAGGCAGATGCCGATATCCTCGGGGACAAGGATGTGCCGGAGATTGAGAAACTGCGACCTCTTCTTTTTTCACCCGGCCTTCGAAGATATCATGGCGTCGGCGCTGCTGTCGGCGAGGCCTTTTCCATGGGCAAGAAATTCCGGCAGCAATAAATGACGGCACGAATCGGTGTCGTCATTGACCCGGACAAATGTTCCGGCTGCGGCCAGTGCCTGCGGGTCTGTCCCGACCGTTCCCTTTCCCTGCAAAACGGCAAGGCGGTGGCCGCCGGCACCTCGTGTATCGCCTGCGGGCATTGTTGTGCGGTCTGCCCTGAACAGGCCGTTTCCGTAAAGGGAATAGACGGTCTTCTCGGTTTTGCCACGTTCCCGGAGAATGCGTCCTGGCTGCCCTGGGGAGAAACGAATGTGGCGGAACTTGTCCGTTTGATGCGCTCTCGCCGTTCGTGCCGAAACTACCTTGCCAGGCCCATGGACCGGAACATTCTTTGTGACCTGGTGAAGATCGGCATCACTGCTCCATCCGGCACCAACAGTCAGGCCTGGACGTTTACCGTGCTTGAGACCCGGGGTGAGGTGATGGCGCTGGGCAACCTTGTCGGCCGCTTTTATAAGAAACTCAACCGCAAGGCGGCAAATCCGCTGCTGCGTTTCCTGTCCCGCATTTTCATGGGAGACGTGCTCGGCAATTATTATCGCAGGTATTATCGGACCATTGCCGATGGCGTGCGGCTTTGGGAAGAAGAGGGGCAGGACCGTCTTTTTCATGGCGCGGTTTCGGTCATCCTGGTCGGGTCGCGGCACGGGGCAAGCTGCCCGGTCGAAGACGCCCTGCTCGCCACGGAAAACATGCTGCTTGGCGCCCATGCCATGGGATTGGGAACATGCCTCATCGGTTTCGCCGTTGAGGCCATGAAACGTGACAGGGCCATTCAACAGGCATTGGGGATTCCGCTGAGCGAGGAAGTTCATGCCGTTATAGCCCTCGGTTATCCGGCGGAAAAATACCGGGAGGTGGCGGGACGTAAAGAGGTTGTCTGCCGTTTTTCGAAGATAAAATGAATTATGTTTTCCCCCTTTTATGACACCTTTCTTGACAGACATCCCTGTTTTAGTATTACACTTTTAACAAGGGGTATGGTTGCATAAATTTCCGGACGGAGGAGAAGAAACGATAATGGCGGAATATGAAAAAGCAAGACAAACGGTGCTGACCCTGATGCCGGATTCCCATCTGGGAAATCTTATTGTCGCCCTTCCCGCCGTCATGTCTCTTGAAAGGCATTTCCAGCATGACGACCATTATTTGGTTTTTGATTCCGCCTTCAGGGAAATAGTCGAACCGCTCATTGAACCCTCCCGGACTTTGTTTTATCCTCGAAAAATGGCAAATGAGGGTTCCATTATTGCCCGCATGTTTGTCTATTTCAAATTTCTGCGGCAGATAAAAAAACTTCACCCTGATATCACCATTGATCTTGAGGGGGGGGCCACGTCCTCCATTCTCACCCAGGTTTCCAGGGCGGGCAGGTCATTTTCCCGCAGCAACGCCGAGCGTCCCGATGTCTATACGGACAGGGTTGTTTTGCCGCAGGGCAAGCATAAGGCCTATCATTACAAGGCGATCGCCGAGGCCACCGGCGCCTCCGGCGATGAAAGTTTTTTTTGTTTGCAGGCAACCGATGACAACAGGCTGCTTGTGGAAAAGAAACTTTCTGATGCGGGCATTAATCCGCGGGAGCCCATGATCTGCATTCATCCCGGCGGGAGCAGAAATCAGAAGTTGTGGCCCCTTGAATGTTTCGTCGAGGTGGCCGACTGGTTTGCCCGACACGGACGCCAGGTGGTTTTAATCGGCGGCGAAAGAGAAAAAAAAGCCGCGAGTCGGATCATGGCTTCTCTGGATCGTCCCGTGACGAATTTCGCCGGCACGTCCGGTTTGGGAGAGCTTCTGGCCCTGTTTGGGAAAAACAGCATTTTTGTCGGCAGCGACAGTGGTTTAATGCATATGGCCGCTGCCGCGGGATCAGCCGTTGCGGCGCTTTTTTCTTACGAGGATGAAATTGAATGGGGGCCGCGTTGTGCCAGGGCCGTTGTTTTGCGCGGCCGGGAACGGTGTCCGGATTGCAACAAAAAGGATTGTGCGGACCCGCGTTGCATCAACACCCTTTCCCCTGATGTCGTCAAACACGCTGTTGCGGCATTTCTTGAGCCATATTCGCAGAATTCTAAATAATTCCTGTTGTTTCTTGAGGGAGCATATGCAAAGCAAAAACATACCGGCTGCCCTCCTTTGCCTGGTTCTGCTCGCCTTCCCTTTTTCCGCGTCGGGCCATTTTCTTGAAATTATTCCATCAACCGACATCGTCACTGCCGGGTCAACGCAAAAAATAGATGTCAATCTGGCTTTTAGTCATCCGGGAGGGAAGGAACGTGTTCCGGAAATGGCGGCGCCGGAGCAGATTTTTGTTCTCCATGGAGGCGAAAAAACGGATTTGCAAGATCTGCTCGCCCCAGGGAAGCTTGAACGGAAATCGGCTTACGGATTTGTCGCGTCCGTGCAAAATCCGGGAGACCATGTTTTTGCCGTTGCCGCGGCTCCTTATTGGGATTCGACGGAGAAAAAGCTTATCGTGCAGTACGCCAAGGTGGTGGTCAACGGTTTTGAACGGGAAACGGGTTGGGATGAACCGATTCGTTTTCCTGTTGAAATTGATCCGCTCGTGCGTCCCTACGGGCTTTGGACCGGCAATTCGTTCCGGGGAGTTGTTAAGCACAACGGCCGTCCTGTTCCCTTTGCGGATATCGAGGTTACATATCGGAGCAGGAACGGCGAGGTAATGATTCCTGCCGAGCCGTTCAGGACCCAGGTACTGGTCGCCGATATTAACGGCGTTTTCACCTATACCATGCCCAGGGCCGGTTGGTGGGGATTTGCAGCCTTGATCGAGGGAGAGATGGTGGAGTACGAAGGCAAAAGGGTTGAGGTGGAACTGGGCGGACTCATGTGGGTCAGGTGCGTGGACATGGTAAGCCGATAAAGTCCCTTACGGAAACCCCAACCGTTTTTTGATCAACCGATATTGTAACTATCCAGGTAGATAGGCTGAAGGCTGTAGACTGAAGGAAAAGCGCCTAAAATATGTAATACGACAGTACCGGCAGCCCTATAGCCTTCAGTCTACAGTCTAAACAGCTGGATAGTTACCCGATATTTAAGTTTTTTTTGAAATATTCCGAAATGACAAGTATGAACAATAATGAAGAGTCAGAAGTGAGGAGGAACAAAAATGGATATTATTATCGGCAAGACACCCTACGTCAAAAAGGATCCGGAAAAAAAACCTGCCTATGACACTACGGACAAGAAGAAGGAACGGCGGCGTAACCGTCGTGATCGCCGTAAAAGCGTGCGCGGAGATGTCATTGTTTCCATTTCCGTACCCAATGACCGGCGGATGCATCCTGAGCGGCGCAGGGGATAAGGCACGAAGATGATGTCGCGAGTTAACCGGAATTCCCCATGGGCCAGTTTGTCAATGCACTAAATTGTCATCGGGGAGAATTGCGATCCGGTTCACCAGCAGCAGGATATTTTTTTTCATTTTCGGCGAAACGTTGATGAATTTGACCCCCATCCCACGGTCGATTTCCGGTCCGTCCAGGTTTACCCAGGCGACTTCAGCATTCACCTTGATATCTTTTGCCAGGCCGATGGCAAAATCAACCAAGACTTTTTCTCCTTTGGAAACCGGGGTGGATGTGTTGATGAACATGCCGTCCGCCGAGAT
It encodes the following:
- a CDS encoding flavoredoxin, which encodes MKKSLGASTLVYPTPVWVIGSYDENGRANMMTAAWGGVCCSKPPCVAVSLREATYTHGCIMACKAFTVNIGGENYAEQIDYFGICSGRNVDKIRAVELTATRSTLVDAPFLGEFPLILECRLKQVVEIGLHTQFIGEIVDVKADADILGDKDVPEIEKLRPLLFSPGLRRYHGVGAAVGEAFSMGKKFRQQ